In the Psychromicrobium lacuslunae genome, GAGTTCACATCACCTTGGCCAAGTCTCGCGAGCCCAGCCAGCTATTTCAGCTTTGAACTGAAGCGGACTGAAATAGCCCCCAAATTGCTCGGTTCAGGCGACTCGCCGGGCCAGCGCTCTACGATTCCGGTAGCTCGCCTTACGGTGGAAAGGTGAGACGTACACCTATGGAACTTGCCGCCGTCGCTAGCGCAGCTGTGCCCGGGCTGACCCCCACTGCCGCCGCTTACGAACCGGATGACGCCGCAGACTTCGACTCTGCAGTGCTGCTGGATGCCGAGCGTAAGCGTTGGCGAGTACGTGCACCAAGACACCTCGAGGCAAGCACCCGGCTGGAGACCGAGCTACAAGTGCTACGTGCCTTCTCCCCAGCCGTCCGCACTGAACTGCCCTTCCTGCTGCCCACGGTCGCCGGTACGGTACGCATCGGCGAGCTGACTACTTTTGTGTACTCTCATCTGGCCGGGCGAGTGGCCTCCGTTGAGGAGCTGGTTTCCGGTGGCACCGCTGTGGCCAAAGAGATCGGCACCGCGATGGCAGCGATTCACGATTTGCCGATTGACTTGGTGCAGGGAGCGGATCTGCCCAGCTACTCGGCAAACGAGTTCCGGCAGCGTAAGTTGAACGAGCTCGATCAAGCTGCCACCACCGGGAAGATTCCGGCGGCGCTGCTGCGGCGTTGGGAGCATGCTTTGGAGGACGTCAGCCTGTGGCGGTTCAACCCCAGCGTGGTTCATGGCGATCTACATGAAGACAATATTTTGATGGATCAGTCCCGGCTGATTGCAGTGACCGGCTGGACCGACCTCCGAGTTGGTGATCCGGCCGATGACTTCGCCTGGCTCACCGCCGTGGATCATCAGGACTTCGTTGCCGCGGTGCAACAGAGTTACGCCGAAGCACGTCGAGAAGTGCCTGATCAACATCTGCAGAGGCGTGCCGCGCTCTCCGCGGAGTTCGCTTTGGCTCAGTGGCTGGTGC is a window encoding:
- a CDS encoding macrolide 2'-phosphotransferase, with the protein product MRRTPMELAAVASAAVPGLTPTAAAYEPDDAADFDSAVLLDAERKRWRVRAPRHLEASTRLETELQVLRAFSPAVRTELPFLLPTVAGTVRIGELTTFVYSHLAGRVASVEELVSGGTAVAKEIGTAMAAIHDLPIDLVQGADLPSYSANEFRQRKLNELDQAATTGKIPAALLRRWEHALEDVSLWRFNPSVVHGDLHEDNILMDQSRLIAVTGWTDLRVGDPADDFAWLTAVDHQDFVAAVQQSYAEARREVPDQHLQRRAALSAEFALAQWLVRGQAAGDAQMVAEAEQMLHTLESDIAQYGGQPISVEEPVVLIASGEGRTESDSADSDPDPDAGSDTASNSAKVTVDVIPEQPSASNPAADSGSSESIADNDAARDESAPTAQAAHTPSEDHAAEEQRHADDTDTTALQVVPPKQSV